From Salinicola endophyticus:
TGATGCTATCGCGCCCCCAGGGCGACGATACCATGCTGTTGCAGCATGCCTGCGTGGTGGAGAGGATGCTGAGGAGATAGCGCGAAGGTGGCTCGGCAAGCGTGACCTGCTCTCGCGGTCAGAATCCTCCCTATATTTCCCTCATGGACCCGTTGCACTTCCCGGCGCCTCTTGTAAAGGTGCCGGCAGAGCCAATGCCCTCGAGCGGCGGCATGACGGGCGCTGCCCCAGACGCACACGGCGGGGCTCGATGAGCCCCGCCGTACGGATCGGATACGCTGGCCTGACAGATCAGAATCGATGGTCGAGGTCAGCCAGCGCTATCCCTGCGCCCTGTCGGTTTCGAAGCGCCAGGCATGGGCCACCATCTCATCCAGCGAGTAGTGAGGCCGCCATCCCAGCGCACGTTCGACCTTTGTCACGTCGGCGACGAGATACGCCGGATCGCCAGGGCGACGGTCGGCAGTCTTGACGGCGACATCACACCCGGTCACGCGCCTGACCGATTCGATGACCTGCAGGACACTGTAACCAACGCCACTTCCCAGGTTGAAGACATCGCCCGGTTCTCCTCGCAACAGCGCCTCCAGACCCAGGCGATGCGCGCGACACAGGTCGTCGACATGGATGAAGTCCCGGACGCAGGAGCCATCCTGCGTCAGGTAGTCGCTACCGAACAGCGTGAAGTCAGCGCGGCGGCCGGAAGCGGCCTGGAGCAGCAGCGGAATTAGGTGCGTCTCGGGATCGTGGCGTTCGCCCAATCGCCCCTCGGGATCGGCACCCGCCGCATTGAAATAGCGAAAGATCATCGGCCTCAGCGCATAGCTGTGGGCATAGTCGCGAAGGATCTGCTCGATGAAGCGCTTCGACCACCCATAAGGGTTGATCGGCGAGGTACCGCTAGACTCGCCGATGGCACTTTCGTGGGCGTCCCCGTATACCGCCGCCGTCGACGAGAACACGAACGTATCCACGCCGTGGCAGCGCATCTCTGCCAGCAGCGCAAGGGTCTTGGCCACATTGTTCTGATAGTAGGCCTCGGGCTGCGTGACGGAGGCACCGACTTCGCTCAAGGCCGCGAAATGCATCACGGCATCGAAGGCCTTGGACCGAAAGAGACGCCCTAGCGTCTCTCTATCTCCGAGGTCAGCGACGACCAGCTCGGCATTGACGACGGCATCGGCATGTCCTGTGGATAGATTATCCAGAACGGTCACCCGATATCCCGATCGATACAGATGCTCGACCATGTGCGAACCGATATAACCAGCGCCGCCCACGACCAGAATCTCACCTTTGGACATTGACACCCCAAGCCTCGATAAAACCAGCAACGTCTTTATGTCAGCGTCTATCGATGCGCTGCACGCCAACCCCGACCAACGACGCAAAGCAAACTAAGACGAGGTTCCGGTCAAAGACCATTTCTCCAGCTTGCGGTAGATCGTAGAGGGGCTGACGGCGAGATCACGCGCCGCACCGGGCACACTGCCGCCATTGTTGGCGATGGCCTTTTCGATCGCCATCTTTTCGATCTGCTCGAGCGTCAGCCCCTGAAAGGCGAGTCCGGACGGGGCTGCATCAGCGCCAGCATCGGGGGCGTGTTGCGGCTGTGTCGGCTCACTGCCTCCAGACTCGGCACGCATGGCCGGTGCCGCCGCGGCCGTCCCCAGATGTGCCAGAGAGAGCTGGTTACCGGCGCTCATCACCACGGCGCGGCGAATCTCGTTTTGCAGCTCGCGGACATTGCCCGGCCAGTGGTATCGATGCAGCGTTTGCTGCGTCTCATCGTCGAGCGCCTCGAACGTCTTGCCCTCTTCGGTGGAAAAACGCGTCATGAACGCCTGAGCCAGCAGCACCACATCATCCCCCCGTTGCCGCAACGGAGGCAGATCGATAGGCAGCACAGAGAGACGATAGAAGAGATCCTCGCGGAAACGCCCCTCGCTCATCTCGACCAAGGGGTCGCGGTTGGTGGCACAGATCACGCGCACATCCACCGGCACGGTTCGGTTGCTACCGACGGGCTGCACCATGCCGGTCTGCAGAAAGCGCAATAGCTTGACCTGCAGTTTCAGCTCCATCTCGCAGATTTCATCCAGAAACAGCGTACCGCCACTGGCCTCTCTGGCAGCCCCGGTGCGATTCTCCAGCGCGCCGGTAAAGGCGCCTTTGACGTGGCCAAAGAGCTCGGACTCGAGAAGGTTTTCGGGTATGGCGCCACAGTTGATTGCGACGAAACGCCCCGACCGCCGCTGACTGAGCTCGTGGATGGCCTCGGCCGCCACCTCCTTGCCGGTCCCGCTTTCGCCGGTGATGAATACGGTGGCTTTGGAGTTGGCGACGTTCTCGATCGCGCGATAGACGACCTGCATGACGTCGGAGCCGCCAATGAAGCCCTGAAACTGTTCACGCCGTTGAAGACTGCGCGCCACCTGCACTTCCTGCTCGAGACGCAGCCGCTCGCCGGCGCGTTTCACGGTGGTCGTCAAGCGCTCGACCGAGACCGGCTTGACCAGGAAGTCGTAGGCTCCCAGACGCATGGCCTGGATGGCCCGATTGATGGAGCCGTCCGCAGTAATGACGACAACGCTGGCATGCTTGGTCAACTCGGGGGCATCCGCCAGAAAATCCAGGCCATCGACATCCGGCAGTTTCAGGTCGAGCAGGATGACATCGAATGCCTGCCGCTCGCGCTTTCCGGCCTCGATATAATAGCGGGCTTTCTCTCCACTATCGGCGATTTCGACCTGGCACCCGGCGGCCTCCAGCTGACTGGCATAGGTGAGCGCAAGAGACACGATGTCTTCGACGATCAACACCCGAGTGCTTTCCGTCATAGAGGATAGATACCTTTTCTGGGCCGAATAATGAAGCACGCCTGCGTGTCGGTGCTGCCGGACTTCCAAGAGACGTCGCTCTGTTCACTATAGAATGAGATGCACTGCGCTACCAGACCGTAAGCGATATGGGCGAACCCCCGCCCCGAACGATAAGTGACGGTATAGCCCTCTATATCACTGTGCGTCTCCACCTGCGGTGGCGAAGCATCGGGATAAATGACCTTGACCTCCTCATGGATATGCCCCTGGACATGCTCGAGAAGCTCCCGGGCACTGGTGTAGCGCGACAATAGATGTGGAAAACGTGTCTGGAAACGCTGGAAGAGAAAGCGGCCGAAATCTTCACACATCAAAGCGGCATCGGCACCGGTCATCCTGGCCGCGGCCGCCACCAGGTCCGCCGCGTAGTGGCTGGGATAGTTGCCAACCGTGGTGAATGCGGCATCGTTGGGCAGCGAGGCCGCTTCCACCACCCTCTCGGTAATGGCGTCACCCAACTGCTCATCGAGAAAGTTCATCAGCTCGACAAAGATCAACCCTTTCATACGCGCCCCTTCCGCCACGGAGTAGACGAAGAATCGAAGTCAATGGAGAAGGCTCTGCAATATCGATGCCAATATCTAGGCACGAAAATAGCGGCATAAAAGCGCTCTCTTTTGCATTTCGGGAGGCGGCACGTTGCAAACAGCATCAATGTCTTTGCAACTTGAGACATTCCATTGAGAGACAGAGTGAAATCTAATAATACTTCGATTCCTTTCCGCATCGACTTCTCTACAATGATGGATTATGTAGAGAGGTGCGCATGCATAAAGCCCATTACCGTACACGCACCATGGCGTGGATCGTCACCGCCGCAATGACACTGAGCGGCTGCCAGTCGGCCCCCACGCCCGAAAACCGGGATGGCGCCTTGTGGATGCCGCAACAGTGGGAGGCCGACGCCTACCAGCGCCAATGCACGCCCGCTATGTCGCCGCCCCCGCCGGCCGGAAAAACGTATGTTCCGGCGGCACAGATGCGCGCCGAGCCTGCCAGTCTCGCCCCCGGCGACCGCCTGCGTGTCGACGTGCTCGGCGACCCGGGGGACCTCTCTAAGCTGTACGTCATCGATGAACTCGGCCGCCTGGCACTACCCGGCCTGCCCGTGATCGACACCACCGGACGCTCCGTCGCCGAGGTGGAAGCCCGCTTGAGCGACAGGCTCGTCGAGGCACAGCTGGTCCGGCGTCTACCGCGTGTCGCTGCCGTCTCGCTGGTGGAGCGTGCGGGTATCTCGATTTCGGTCAGAGGCGCGGTTTTCAATGCGGGCACCGTGCGCATCGGTGAACGCCCGGCCGAGAGTCGCGTCGGCCAGCGCGACGGCCCGGTGGCGGGGGATGCCAATCTCGGTCGCAATCTGTCAATGGCGATCATGGCTGCCGCCGGTGCCCGTCCGGATGCCAACCTGGGCGACGTGCGTGTCATTCGAGGTGACCAGTGGACGACAGTCGACCTCGCCGGGCTGGTCGAAGGCAGCGGCGCCGATGACCTGCGACTGGCTCCCGGAGATCGTGTCGAGGTGCCCAGCACGCACTGCTTCGACGCGGCGCTCGTGCGACCGACACCGGTCACGCCGCCAGGGGTACGCGTGTTCATGTCCAACCTGTCACGACCCGCCGCCAGCAACGCCACCTCGGCGATCGGCAAGGAGTCGACCAGCCTGCCCTACGGCACGCGTCTACTGCAGGGGCTGGTCAGCGCCAACTGTGTCGGCGGCTCGGCCATGAACGCTCACCGCCATGCCGTTCTCATCTCCACCAACCCGTTCGATGACACCACCGTGGTCATCGACCGCGATGTCGAGGACATGCTGGAGCGCCCGGACCGGGATCGTATCAACCCCTATCTGATGCCCGGCGACGCGCTCGCCTGTTACGACAGCCGCTGGATGAACGTCAGGGACGCCGTGTCGATGGTGGGCGAAGCCCTGGGGCCGGCCGCCACCGTCATTCTCATCCACGATGCCTCACCATGACCGATAACCGCTCACCTTCACCGCGCCGGCTGCTGCGTCTCTGGTGGTTCATTCGAGATGGGCTACCCTCGGCGGGCCGCTATCGCCGCTATATCATCGCCATCGCCCCCTTCCTGCTGATCATCTGGGGGCTGCTGGCCGCTTATCTGCTGCTGGCACCGGTCAGCTACAAGAGCTCGATGACCCTGATACTGCCCGGATCGGGTGTCGGCGGCTCGATCAATCTGGAGTCCATCGGTCAGGCCTCGTCGCAGACGAGCTCCGCCTTCGCGACGCCCTCGCTGAGCCCGACGGAGAATTACAAGCGGCTGCTGAGTTCGGACCTGGTGCTCCAGCGTGGCGCGCAGCGCCTGGACGATGGCGGTGGCATGCTGCCCAGTCCGAGCGTGCGCCTGGTCGATCAGACCAACCTGATCATGGTGGCCATGGCAGGCCCGACGCCCGAGCAGGCGCAGGCGCGTCTCGAAGCGTTGCGTCAAAGCTTCCTGTCCAGCCTGGAGCGCCTGCGCCAGGACGAGGCGGAGAAGCGCGAAACGGCGGACCGCGACAGGCTTCAGGAGCTACAGCAGAAGTTACAGCAAGCGCAGCGCCGCGTGCTCGAGTTCCAGGGACAGGCGGGGCTGGCAACGCTCGAGCAGTTCAATCAGCGCCTGGGGGTCGTCGATGACCTGGAGGCGCAGCAACGCAGCGCGCGGCTCGAGCTGGAGCGCTACCGGGCCACGGCCGAGCGCCTGAGCCAGCTGTTGCAGGTGTCCCTGGCGGAGGCGCGTAGCGCGCTGCTGCTGAAGGCCGACCCGATCTTTCAGTCGCTGCTGTCGCGCTACGCCATCGCGCTGACCGACTGGAATCAGGATCGCGCCACGCTGGGCGATCGCCATCTGCGCTTGAGCGAACGCCAGGCCCAGAAAGATACCCTGCTGCAGGCGATGCTGGCGCGCGGTGCGACGCTCACGGGGTTGCCGACCCAAACCCTGCAGCGCTTCGTCGACCTCTCGGTGAGCGAAGGCCGCGCCCGACTGTTCGATGAGCTATTGAGCGCAGAAGGCCGGGTGGCCGGCATCAACGCCGAGCTGGTGGAGATTCAGCAGCAGATTCGACGCGAGAACCAGGATCATGGCGATCTGGTGACCATGGCCGCCGGCCTGTCGGATCTGCTCAGGGAGCAGCGGATCTCCGAGGCGGTCTTCTCCTCGGCACTGGCCCGGCTGGACACCAACAAGTCGGACCCCTTCGCGTCCTACCCGCTCGTCCAGACCTTCGAGTCACCTTCGCTGCCCAGCGCCCCCTCGTCGCCGTCGGCGGTGCTTGCGGTGGCTGGCGGCGTGGTCGCCAGTCTCTTCGTCATCATGGGCTTCCTGCTGCTATGGCTACGCCAGCCGATTATCAAACTACTGCTGCCGAAAGGCTGATTTCGGTCGCCATTCAGTGCACCTGGCTGCTCTGGCTGCTCGGCGGTCTGTACATCGCCGGGCCGGCCATGGCCTGGATCCTGGCGGCGATGGCAGCGGTCACGCTATACCTGGCCCCGGGGGACGCCACGTCATGGCGCCCGCCGCCGCCCCATCCGGTGATCTTCATCTGGCTGTTGGCGATGCTGGCGATGCTGGTGATCCTGATCGTCGGGCATCTGCTCAATGAGCTGGGTACCGCCAAGACCATCAAGTCCTCGATCGGCTGGGCCAAGGGCTGGGCACTGCTGGCGCTGTTCCCGCTGGCCGGCGCGCTGCTGCCCGTGCGCCCCGAGGTGATCTATCGGGCCGTCTGCCGCCTGGGACTGCAGACGCTGATCCTGATCCCTCTGTTTCTGGTCGCGCCGTTCGTGGGGCTTCCGGGCCAGCTGTATGTGTCGCCACTCAAGATCGTCGGCGGGTCGGGACCGGAGTACTTTGCGGTGATTCTGTATACGCTGGAGCCGGGGACCGGCGTGCCACGCTGGCAGTTCTTCGCCCCCTGGTCACCGGCGGCCGGCATGATCGCGGTAGTGCACATCCTCTGCGCGCTGGAGGAGAAGCAGCTGGGCTGGAAAATCATCGGCGTGTCGGCGGGCCTGCTGATCGCACTACTCTGCCAGTCGCGACTGGCACTCGTGGCGCTGGCGATCGTCTGGCCGGTGTCGTTCGGTGTCAGCCGCCTGCGCCAGCCATGGACCTGGTTCACCGCGGCCCCCGCTATCTTGCTGCTGGGGCTGCTGTCTCCCCAGATACAGGGCTTGATGGAACAGGCCATACAGCGTTTCACCAGTGCCCGCGCCGACTCCAGCCGAGTGCGCGCCGCCCTGGGCCGTATCGCCATCGAACGCTGGCAGAACGAGGCGCCCTGGTTCGGCCACGGCATCGTGGAAAACGGCCCGCATCTGGTCGAGTACATGCCGATCGGCAGCCACCATAGCTGGTACGGCCTGCTCTTCGTCAAAGGCTTGCTGGGGGCGATCGCCCTGGCCGTGCCGCTGGCGGCGAGCTTCTGGATGGCGGGCAGGCTGGCGCTCTACCAACCGGTCGGTCGTGTCGCCCTGGCCATGCTGCTGCTGCTCACCCTCTACAGCTTCGGGGAGAACCTGGAGATTCTGAGCTATCTCTACTGGCCGGCGCTGGTCATCGTCGGCATCGCGGCCAGACAGGCCGCCTGGCGGCGTCTGGAAGCCACCGGTGGGAGGGCTGAGGAGGGGGCGCCAGCGCCGCATCGGCAAGGCGAGCTGACAGTGGCGGAAGACTCAGTCGAGCGGCAGTAACTGCCGCCAGCGCAGGAGTCGATCATCGACCAGGCACTGCGTGGAGATACGCGCCGATGCGGCCATGGCACCCAGCCGCGGCGGCGTCAGATTCTGAAGGCAGGTACTCAGGCCGTGTTCGCTATCGAAATCCACTTCCCACCCCGCTTCGGCCGCCTGCTCGGGCAGCCCATCCACGCCGGCGACCAGTAGCGGCCGAGCCGCCTGCCGAGCCTCGGCCGCCACCAGGCCGAAGGATTCCCAGCGCGAGGGTACGGCGATGATGTCACAGGCGGCCAGAAAGCCGGCACGATCATCGACTTGCCCGACGAAGTGGATGTGCGGCGCCTCTCCGGCCAGCGCCCGCAGCGCCTGCTCCTCCGGCCCGCTCCCGCCCAGATACAGCTGATAGCGCGCCGGATCCAGCGTCAGAAAGCGAGCGACCAAGCGATCGAACCCCTTCAGCCAGACGAAACGGCCATAGGCCCCCACCACCAGCGGGCGCTGCCCCTGCCAGTCCGAGGGCGGCACCGCCTGCAGCGCGGGGACGTCGCTCCAGGGCGAGACCACCTGCAGGCGTCGTGGTTCTATCCCCACGGCCTCGGTCAACCATTGCGACTGTCCCTGCGACACCGCGACGATACGGTCGAACAGACGGCTGGAGATGTTCAGCATCATCCGAAAGCGGCCGAAGCGCGGCACATGATGTGCCGCCCAGGCACGGGTATAGCTGTGTTCGATATGAATCAGCCGAGCGTGACGATTGCGCAGCCGCAGCGACACGAGGAAGGGCAGTGCCCGCCAGCGCGGCGGAAAGTGCGTCATGATCACATCCGCTTTCAGACTCGGCGCCAACGTCTGATCCGGCTTCACCGTCACCACCCGGCTGCGCAGACGGCCGACCCAGGCAGGATGCTCGAAAATCGCCAGCGCCTGCATGACCCCGCCGGGAGAGACATCGTCCAGCAAATGTACGATCTCGAGCGTTTTCATGCGGCCACCTCGGTACCCAAGCGACGACTCAACAGCAGGGCGAAACGTTCACGCGACAGCCAGCGTGCCGCCATCGCACCGAGCCCCGTTTCGAGCGTCTTGTAAGGCTCCTGCAGCGCGATCCACGGACTGGCTGCGAGCGCCTGACGCATCAGGGCCACGGCGAAGGAGCCATCCCCCAGCTGCACCGCTCGCCTTGCCAGATAGCGTAGCTGATAAGCCCGGGCACGCGCGCCGTGACGCGCCAGCAGCTCAGGCGCGTATGCCTGCGCCTTGGAGATCGCCCGCTCCCAGCTTTCGTACTGACGAATCACGTTGGAGGAGAGCCCGCCGATCACGATGCGATAGTCGGTGAGCAGGCCGTCGATGCCCTCGAAGCGGCAGCCGTACCCGGCGATCATGCGCAGCCACAGCTCGATGTCCTCCGACTGGCGGAAGCTCTCGTCGAACCAGCACAGGCGCCCGGGCTCTTGCGGATGCACGAAGGCGACACGGTCCAGAGCGCGACGCCGAATCACCGGCGCCGACCCATTGCCCACCGGGTTGCGCGTGAGGACGTGGCGCGCCTCGACGCCGGTCAGCCGGGGCTGCTGGCTGACACCGAGCGGGCGGCCTTCGGCGTCGATCAGGCGCGAGCCGGAATAACTGACGTCGACCGCGTCATCGGCATTGAGATGGATGAAGTGCAGTGCGAGTTTGGTCGGGTCCCAGCGGTCATCGGAGTCCAGCAGCGCGATGTAACGCCCGCGGGCCACCGCGATGCCACTGTTGCGGGCGCCTGCGAGGCCCCGGTTGCGCTGGGTCACGATACGGATGCGCTCATCCGCAAACCCTCGGCACACCTGCATGCTGTTATCGAGGGAGCCGTCGTCGACGATGATGAGCTCGAAATCCTGGAACGTCTGATCGAGCACCGATTGGATCGCCTCGCCGACGAACGCTTCCACATTGTAGACGGGCATGATGACGGAGATGGTGGGCAGGGTCATGGCGGATACTCCAAGTGAATAAAGAAATTGGGTGAAGCAAGTGTCTTTACTCTTTGAGTATCAAAAACCGTGCCAACTTTTATTTTTAATATAAATCAAAGACTTGAGAAACATGCCGCCTTGATCACACCGACTGCCTGCGCTCATCACTGCAGATTGCGACGCCCGCCTTCTCCGATTTCGCAATTTGCCCGCGTTTCGAGAAGAAATCGCCTGGGGGTCGCGCGCAAGTCTTGTCGCGACCGCGTGCCGCGGCCAGACGACGCGACCCTCGAGGAGCCACTGGCGAGAAAGCGCGAGCGCGACAGGCGTGTGGTGAAATTAAGCGGGATGAAAGAAGTATGGTGAAAGAAGAGTGACGCGTGACTCTGATGACAGGACTAGGTTCTGTACGAAAAGTCAGCGAGCGAAGGCAAGACAAGACAAGGCAAAAATCGGCGAAAACGGACCGGGCTGGCGCACCAGTTTACGGGGTGTAAATGAGCATGTTGAGCCGATTTTTAACGCCGTATTGCCGAGTGCAGGTAGTTTTCGTACAAAACTTAGGCGAATAGCCGCATGCGCAGGGTACGAGGCAGCAGCGGACTGACCAGTGATCCCACCAGGGTCATCAGGCCCCGGCGTCGATCGCGAAAGAAGGCCCGCGGCGAGTTGGCCACTCCGACCAGCGCGAAACGCGGTGCCAGCCAGGGCGAGCTCCCCGCGCGCAGCGCCCGGCGTGCCAGATAGCGACAGTAGAGCGCACGCGCGGCGGCGGCATCGAAATCCGCCGCGTAGTCCCGCGTCAGCTGCTGCCAGCCGTCGTACATGGCGCGCAGATTGGCCGACAGCCCGCCGGCCGAGAGTCGATACCCCACCAGCAGAACGTCCATGCCGCGAATGTGGCGCCCCTGCTTGACGACACGCGCCAGCCACTCCTGATCCTCGGCGTACTGCATGCCTCGGCGAAAGCCACCACTGGCACGCCAGCACTCGCGGCTGACGACCAGATTGGAACTGGTGCAGACCGGGTTCTCCCCCAGGACATCTTCGAGCGTCAGGGCCTCCGGCGGTACCGTCGAGACAGTCTGCGCCCGTGCCAGATCGGTGCCCTCGCCGAGTAGAAAAGCGATCTTGGCAAAACTCATATCGAGCTGCGGCGCCTGGCGATGGTACTGCCAGTGGCGTTCGAGCTTGGTGGGATGCCACACGTCGTCGGCATCGAGAAACGCGATCCACTCCCCTTCAGCGCGATCCGCGCCGGCATTGCGCGCCGCGGCGACACCGCCATTCGCCAGGGCGAGCACGCGAATACGCGCGTCGCGCGCCTGCAGAGCCTGCAGCCGCGCCAGAGAGTCATCGGTGGAGCCATCGTCGATGAGCCAGAGTTCGAAGTGAGGCTCCGTCTGGCACAGCACGCTCGCGACCGTCTCCTCGATACTGTCGGCGGCGTTGTAGACCGGAATCACGACGGAAAACCTCGGCCGAGTCATGCGCAAGCCCTCTTGAACGGCATCCGTGAAACGATGCCACCATCTTGCCTCAGACACCAAATCGAGCCCGGAATCAGGATCAGTGCCAGCCCCGCCACATAGGCGCCCGCGGCAGCCATCAATCCCCAGCCGGCAAAGGCCGCCAGGCCACCCAGCGCCGCTGCCGTCGCCAGGCTGCTCATCATCGCCTCGACCCCCGGCTGGTCGAGCGCTCGCAACCAGGCGCTGGCCACCGCTGCGAAGATCATCGGCATCGCCCCGAGCCCCAGTATCGACACCAAGGGCGCCGACGGCGTCCACTGCACCCCGAAGATCAGCGGTACATACCAGGGCG
This genomic window contains:
- the galE gene encoding UDP-glucose 4-epimerase GalE, yielding MSKGEILVVGGAGYIGSHMVEHLYRSGYRVTVLDNLSTGHADAVVNAELVVADLGDRETLGRLFRSKAFDAVMHFAALSEVGASVTQPEAYYQNNVAKTLALLAEMRCHGVDTFVFSSTAAVYGDAHESAIGESSGTSPINPYGWSKRFIEQILRDYAHSYALRPMIFRYFNAAGADPEGRLGERHDPETHLIPLLLQAASGRRADFTLFGSDYLTQDGSCVRDFIHVDDLCRAHRLGLEALLRGEPGDVFNLGSGVGYSVLQVIESVRRVTGCDVAVKTADRRPGDPAYLVADVTKVERALGWRPHYSLDEMVAHAWRFETDRAQG
- a CDS encoding sigma-54 dependent transcriptional regulator; this encodes MLIVEDIVSLALTYASQLEAAGCQVEIADSGEKARYYIEAGKRERQAFDVILLDLKLPDVDGLDFLADAPELTKHASVVVITADGSINRAIQAMRLGAYDFLVKPVSVERLTTTVKRAGERLRLEQEVQVARSLQRREQFQGFIGGSDVMQVVYRAIENVANSKATVFITGESGTGKEVAAEAIHELSQRRSGRFVAINCGAIPENLLESELFGHVKGAFTGALENRTGAAREASGGTLFLDEICEMELKLQVKLLRFLQTGMVQPVGSNRTVPVDVRVICATNRDPLVEMSEGRFREDLFYRLSVLPIDLPPLRQRGDDVVLLAQAFMTRFSTEEGKTFEALDDETQQTLHRYHWPGNVRELQNEIRRAVVMSAGNQLSLAHLGTAAAAPAMRAESGGSEPTQPQHAPDAGADAAPSGLAFQGLTLEQIEKMAIEKAIANNGGSVPGAARDLAVSPSTIYRKLEKWSLTGTSS
- a CDS encoding heme NO-binding domain-containing protein, whose amino-acid sequence is MKGLIFVELMNFLDEQLGDAITERVVEAASLPNDAAFTTVGNYPSHYAADLVAAAARMTGADAALMCEDFGRFLFQRFQTRFPHLLSRYTSARELLEHVQGHIHEEVKVIYPDASPPQVETHSDIEGYTVTYRSGRGFAHIAYGLVAQCISFYSEQSDVSWKSGSTDTQACFIIRPRKGIYPL
- a CDS encoding polysaccharide biosynthesis/export family protein gives rise to the protein MHKAHYRTRTMAWIVTAAMTLSGCQSAPTPENRDGALWMPQQWEADAYQRQCTPAMSPPPPAGKTYVPAAQMRAEPASLAPGDRLRVDVLGDPGDLSKLYVIDELGRLALPGLPVIDTTGRSVAEVEARLSDRLVEAQLVRRLPRVAAVSLVERAGISISVRGAVFNAGTVRIGERPAESRVGQRDGPVAGDANLGRNLSMAIMAAAGARPDANLGDVRVIRGDQWTTVDLAGLVEGSGADDLRLAPGDRVEVPSTHCFDAALVRPTPVTPPGVRVFMSNLSRPAASNATSAIGKESTSLPYGTRLLQGLVSANCVGGSAMNAHRHAVLISTNPFDDTTVVIDRDVEDMLERPDRDRINPYLMPGDALACYDSRWMNVRDAVSMVGEALGPAATVILIHDASP
- a CDS encoding O-antigen ligase domain-containing protein → MATPADYQTTAAERLISVAIQCTWLLWLLGGLYIAGPAMAWILAAMAAVTLYLAPGDATSWRPPPPHPVIFIWLLAMLAMLVILIVGHLLNELGTAKTIKSSIGWAKGWALLALFPLAGALLPVRPEVIYRAVCRLGLQTLILIPLFLVAPFVGLPGQLYVSPLKIVGGSGPEYFAVILYTLEPGTGVPRWQFFAPWSPAAGMIAVVHILCALEEKQLGWKIIGVSAGLLIALLCQSRLALVALAIVWPVSFGVSRLRQPWTWFTAAPAILLLGLLSPQIQGLMEQAIQRFTSARADSSRVRAALGRIAIERWQNEAPWFGHGIVENGPHLVEYMPIGSHHSWYGLLFVKGLLGAIALAVPLAASFWMAGRLALYQPVGRVALAMLLLLTLYSFGENLEILSYLYWPALVIVGIAARQAAWRRLEATGGRAEEGAPAPHRQGELTVAEDSVERQ
- a CDS encoding glycosyltransferase family 4 protein, with amino-acid sequence MKTLEIVHLLDDVSPGGVMQALAIFEHPAWVGRLRSRVVTVKPDQTLAPSLKADVIMTHFPPRWRALPFLVSLRLRNRHARLIHIEHSYTRAWAAHHVPRFGRFRMMLNISSRLFDRIVAVSQGQSQWLTEAVGIEPRRLQVVSPWSDVPALQAVPPSDWQGQRPLVVGAYGRFVWLKGFDRLVARFLTLDPARYQLYLGGSGPEEQALRALAGEAPHIHFVGQVDDRAGFLAACDIIAVPSRWESFGLVAAEARQAARPLLVAGVDGLPEQAAEAGWEVDFDSEHGLSTCLQNLTPPRLGAMAASARISTQCLVDDRLLRWRQLLPLD
- a CDS encoding glycosyltransferase, with translation MTLPTISVIMPVYNVEAFVGEAIQSVLDQTFQDFELIIVDDGSLDNSMQVCRGFADERIRIVTQRNRGLAGARNSGIAVARGRYIALLDSDDRWDPTKLALHFIHLNADDAVDVSYSGSRLIDAEGRPLGVSQQPRLTGVEARHVLTRNPVGNGSAPVIRRRALDRVAFVHPQEPGRLCWFDESFRQSEDIELWLRMIAGYGCRFEGIDGLLTDYRIVIGGLSSNVIRQYESWERAISKAQAYAPELLARHGARARAYQLRYLARRAVQLGDGSFAVALMRQALAASPWIALQEPYKTLETGLGAMAARWLSRERFALLLSRRLGTEVAA
- a CDS encoding glycosyltransferase family A protein, translating into MTRPRFSVVIPVYNAADSIEETVASVLCQTEPHFELWLIDDGSTDDSLARLQALQARDARIRVLALANGGVAAARNAGADRAEGEWIAFLDADDVWHPTKLERHWQYHRQAPQLDMSFAKIAFLLGEGTDLARAQTVSTVPPEALTLEDVLGENPVCTSSNLVVSRECWRASGGFRRGMQYAEDQEWLARVVKQGRHIRGMDVLLVGYRLSAGGLSANLRAMYDGWQQLTRDYAADFDAAAARALYCRYLARRALRAGSSPWLAPRFALVGVANSPRAFFRDRRRGLMTLVGSLVSPLLPRTLRMRLFA